TAAAGGCATTCGACGCGCTGCTGGCCGAGCAATGGCAGCATCAACTGGAAGCCAGTCCCGAGTCTGCGACGACGTTGGGTGACCTGCGTTACAACGATCGCTGGAGCGATGCCTCACTGGCGCATGTGCAGAGCGAGCGCACCATTAGCCTGGATTTCCTGAAACGCTTCGAGGCGGTGGACACCCAGGGCTTTTCGGACGAGGAGAAGCTCAACCAGCAGCTCATGGTGCGGCAGCTGAAGCAGGATCTGCGCGCCATCGACCTGAAGCTGTACGAGATGCCCTTGGACTACCACCACGGCATACAGCTGCAGCTGCCTGGCTTGATCAGCTCCATTCCGTTCGACAACACCAAGGAATATGAGGACTACCTGGCTCGTCTGAAGGCGATTCCGCGGGTGCTGCAACAGACCACGGAAGTTGCCCGCCAGGGTATGCATGACGGCATGATGCCGCCGCGGTTCCTGCTGGAAAAGGTGGCCGTCCAGATTGACGGCATCGCCAAGCCGACAGGTGCCGATAATGCGTTTGCTTCGCCCTTGAAACATTTCCCGGCCAGCGTGTCGCCTGCAGATCAGGCACGCCTGCGGGCGGCGATTACCGCTGCCATCGACAACGACGTGCGTCCTGCGTATCGCAAACTCGGTCAGTTTGTGTCCACGGAATACGCGCCTCACGGGCGAAGCGAGCCCGGTATATGGCAGCTGCCAAGAGGGGACGAGATCTACCGTTTCGCCGTGGAGCAGATGACCACCACCGAGCAAACGCCCGCGCATATCCATGCACTGGGACTGGCGGAGGTGACGCGCATCGAGGCGCAGATGACAGTAATCGCCAAGGCGCAGGGCTATTCCGACCTGGCGAGCTTTCGCGCAGCGCTAAAAGACGATCCGAACGTGCATGCGCGATCGCGCGAGGACATTCTCGATCGCTATCGCGGCTTCATTGCACAAATGCAGCCACAATTGCCCAAGTTGTTTGGACTGCTGCCCAAGACACCGCTGGAAGTGGTGCCGGTGGAAGCCTATCGCGAGAAGGGTTT
This genomic window from Dyella terrae contains:
- a CDS encoding DUF885 domain-containing protein, which produces MKRWRVMAGLLGCAIGMSALGSDVSQRVKAFDALLAEQWQHQLEASPESATTLGDLRYNDRWSDASLAHVQSERTISLDFLKRFEAVDTQGFSDEEKLNQQLMVRQLKQDLRAIDLKLYEMPLDYHHGIQLQLPGLISSIPFDNTKEYEDYLARLKAIPRVLQQTTEVARQGMHDGMMPPRFLLEKVAVQIDGIAKPTGADNAFASPLKHFPASVSPADQARLRAAITAAIDNDVRPAYRKLGQFVSTEYAPHGRSEPGIWQLPRGDEIYRFAVEQMTTTEQTPAHIHALGLAEVTRIEAQMTVIAKAQGYSDLASFRAALKDDPNVHARSREDILDRYRGFIAQMQPQLPKLFGLLPKTPLEVVPVEAYREKGFQIASYQQGTPDGSRPGQLYVNTGDYASRTTVDMESVAYHEGIPGHHLQLSIAQTLPGLPPFRQQADYTAYIEGWALYAEQLGKDIGFYKDPLSDYGRLTGELWRADRLVLDTGVHYKHWTRQQMVDYFRAHSSVAEADIQTETDRYITWPGQALAYKVGQLKMLELRERAKKALGSRFDIRAFHDEILGGGALPLDVLDARINAWIDTVNSGTASVSRS